TGTGCGCGGGGTGGAGGCCAAGGCCGACTGGATCGCGGCGGAAGCCACCGATTTCGTCCGCGCCGACCCGGACCTGGACCTCGGCATCACCGGCACAATGAAGATCGCCCACCTGGCGGAATCCTTCGGGCTCGACCTGGAAATCCACGCGCCGGGCCCGGCGCACCGGGCCTGCATGTCGGCGATCCGCAACACGAATTACTACGAGCTGGCGCTGGTCGGCCCGAAAATCCGCAACCCGGCCCCGCCGGTCCATCGCTGCGGCTATTCCGACCAGCTGGAGGATTCCGACGGCAGGGGATGCTTCCCCGTGCCGACCGGACCGGGGCTCGGAGTGGTCTATGACTGGGACTATATCGCCCGGCACTCCACCGGCGTGCACCGCTTCGGGTGAGGATCGCGCGGCGTGCTTGAATTACGTTCAAATATTTATTATCAATTCCGCATGTTCTCTATTTGTACGCATCTACTTTTTGGTGTATCGATAATATCGAAAACAAGGTTTAGAAATGGGACAGATATCCGAAATCGAGTGGACCGACGCAACCTGGAACCCCGTGACCGGCTGCACGAAAATCGGGCCCGGCTGCGACAACTGCTATGCGCAAAGGTTCGCGGAACGGTGGCGCGGCATCCCGGGGCATCCTTATGAACAGGGATTCGATCTTCGCTTATGGCCTTCGCGATTGCAGCAGCCGTCGCAGTGGAAAAAGCCGCGCATGATCTTCGTCAACTCGATGAGCGACCTGTTCCACAAGAACGTGGACCGCCAGTACATCGACCAGGTTTTTGCGGCAATGGAGCTTGCGGACTGGCATGTATTTCAGGTTTTGACCAAACGCAGTTCTCTCATGCGTAATTACATCCGCGACCGATATCGGGGTAACGAAGTTCCAAAACACATCTGGCTTGGCGTTTCAGTCGAAGACGCCGCCCACAAAGGGCGCATCGATCATCTGCGTCAGATCAATTCAGAAGCACGCTTCATTTCCTTTGAACCCCTGCTCGGTTCGATCGGAACGGTCGATCTCTCCGGCATCGCATGGGCTATCGTCGGCGGAGAAAGCGGACCCAAGGCAAGGCCGATGGCTCCGGAATGGGCCACGGAATTACGGGATAAATGTGAAGAATTTGACGTCGCCTTCTTTTTCAAACAATGGGGTGGCGCGCGCCCGAAATCCGGTGGCCGCCTTCTCGAAGGCGAGGAATGGAACGGGTTTCCGACTAAAATAGTACCAAAACGGATATTAGCTGAATTGGTATGAAAAGGCCTCACAGAGAAAACACTGTCGGACCGTGGGCAGCTGAAAAACTTAAAGCTCTTGAGGACTACTTACGTTTCTATACCACGGCACTAAAAAAACAAACCTTCACCCGGGTTTATATTGACGCTTTTGCAGGCTCTCCGGTATCAAAGCTTCGCAGTGCGGGCACGCTAATCGCCCAGCCCCTTTTTAGACGAAGTCGAAGACTCTGAGGCGCAAGAAGAGTTTATTTTAGGATCGCCTTTGCGCGCACTTAACATCGAAGATGGGTTCCACCGCTACTATTTTTTTGACCTTGATGAGAGTCGCGCTCAAATGTTGCGTGAATATGCTATTTCAGCAGAAAACGTGACTATCGAGGTCGGAGATAGCAATCCGTTAATTCGGGAGCTTTCGACAAGCCTTGGCGAAAATCATATTCGCGGAGTTGCTTTTCTTGATCCCTATGGTGCCCATCTCGAATGGGAAACATTAGAAGCATTGGCTAAAACAGGAAAAATGGAAGTGATTATAAACTTCCCTGTCGCAATGGCGATAAATCGTTTGATCACCAAATCTGGCAATATTCCTGAAAATTGGAGCGATCAACTAACACGGTGTTTTTGCACAAATGAATGGTTGGCTGCTTCATATAAGACAGATACAGACTTATTTGGAAACGAAATCATCTCAAAGCAGGGCGGTGTCGCAGATCGTTTGCTCAATCTCTATGTTGGACGGTTGCGTAAAATTTTTCCACATGTCGCTAGGCCGCGCTTAATTCGTAATACAAGAAAAGCGCCGCTGTACTATCTCATTTGGGCCGGACCAAACAGGCTTGGCCTGAAAGGGGCTGATCACGTGTTGCAGCAAGGTGAAATTGTAAAATAGTCACATTGTCAGCATCCAATAGCCGCCCATAAAGATCAACACCGCAACGCGCGGCAACGCTATCGCATCGCCGCCGCGCGGTCCGCCCGTAATCAGTCGCCGAAAAACACGCCGTCCTTGAAGATCACCGGCAGTTCGCGGTTTTCCGCCGAGTAGCCGACCAGCGGCTTGCCGTCCGCGCCCAGGCGGTCGTGTTCGCCCTGTTTCTGGAAGTTCGGCGTGCCGACGCGCAGCATGACCAGGCATTCGTCGGTGCTGGTCGCGTGGAAGCGGTACAGCATGCCGGCGGGCATCAGGAAGCCTTCATTCGCCGAAACGTCCTGGATTTCGCCTTCCGGCCCGTAGAAGCGGGCGCTGCCCTGCAGCAGCACGAAGACATGGTCCTCGGTCGGGTGGGAGTGCAGTTCGTTTTCGCCGCCCGAGGCGTAGACCTTGATCCGTACCGACATGTCCTCGGTCGCCGCCAGCACCGTATCGGTGCGGCCCTGTTCCAGCATCTGCGCCTTCAGGCTGAACAGGGTCGGCTTTTTCGTCTGCGTCGCCGCGACCTGATCGTCGAACAGGCTCTGCGCCGTCATCGACGGCTGTTTCAATTCCACCGCGCTCGAACCATCCATGGGTGTTGCTCCTCGTTTTGTTGGCGGATATGCGCCCTCCCGCACACCGGTTGCGCGATTATAGCGCCGCGCGCGCATCTCGTGCAGCAGGATTCCGCAAAAGGGCGGCGCGGCTGCCTATGCCGGGCGGCCGAAGAACAGCCGGTTGCCATCCGGGTCCGCGACCGTGAAGCCGCGCATGCCGGCTGCGGTTTCCATCGTCGCGGCGGCCCCCGCGACCGCCGCCGCCAGCGCGTCGGGATCGGGCGTCAGCAGGAACGCGTCCCATGACGTGTCCGCGCCGCGCGACGGCCGCGCGCCGGCCCGCAGCAGGATCTTCGCCGCGCCCCGTTCGACGATGGCGAAACCGGCGCCGCGCGCGCCGGGGGCGAAGCCCAGCGTCTCCGCGTAGAACGCCGCCGCCGCGTCGAGGTCGCGCACCGGCAACACCGGCATGGCCGCCGTGACCGCCTGGGCGGCGCGTTCCGCCGCCGCGTGCTGCAACCGCCCGATGGCCTCGTCGATCCTGCCGGTGAACAGGGCCCCGTCGATATTGTGCTGCGAGCGGTTGTCGGTGATCAGGTCGAACAGCGGATGTTTCTGGATCGGGCCGCCGGCGGCGGCGGGCGGGTGATGCTGGAAAATGCAGGCGATGCCCAGCCCTTCCACGATCGTCGCGGCGCGCCCCTTCATGCGGTCGATATCCTGCCGCAGCGCGCGGAAAGCGGGGTCCTTCATGCCTTCCTCCATCTGGAAGATGCCCTTTGTTCCCCAGACCGGGTCCTGCGAGGGTGCTGCCCCCGCAACCAGGAAGCGCATGATGCGGTCGCGGAAATCCTCCAGGAAGGCGATATCGTCTTCGGTGGTCATCGGTTTTGTCCTTCGCATGCCGGCGAGCCGTCGCAGGCTCCCGTCCCCGGGCCTTTATCGTCCTTTTAAAGCAAATCGTGATTAATCGGAATCACTTGGGTGATTCCGATTAATCACGTGAATTTGCTTTTAATTTAAAGTGATAGAGCAGATTCAGGCGCCAGGATGGCGAGGATTTCCGAATACGGGGTTCCGCGACTACCCCACGCGGGCGGGAATGATGGCCGGGATATCCGCGGCGGGCCGCATTTTCAGCAGGCAGTTGACCGAATTGTCGTCGAGATGCTGCGGTATCTCCTCGCACCAGACGCGGAACGCGGTCAGGGCGTAGTTGCCGAACGAGGTAATCATGGCGACATCCGCCGCGTCATACCCCCGCGTCATCAGTACCCGGCCGATGCGCGGTGTGTTGTAGCGTGCATCGAAGGTGTGCCATTCGCCGTCCAGGAACGCCTCGAACCAGGCGCAGAAATCCCCGGCGCCGGCGGGCGGCACGCCGATATCGCCCAGGTACCCGCTGGCATAGCGCGCGGGAATATTCATTGCCCGGCACAGCG
The genomic region above belongs to Alphaproteobacteria bacterium and contains:
- a CDS encoding VOC family protein encodes the protein MTTEDDIAFLEDFRDRIMRFLVAGAAPSQDPVWGTKGIFQMEEGMKDPAFRALRQDIDRMKGRAATIVEGLGIACIFQHHPPAAAGGPIQKHPLFDLITDNRSQHNIDGALFTGRIDEAIGRLQHAAAERAAQAVTAAMPVLPVRDLDAAAAFYAETLGFAPGARGAGFAIVERGAAKILLRAGARPSRGADTSWDAFLLTPDPDALAAAVAGAAATMETAAGMRGFTVADPDGNRLFFGRPA
- a CDS encoding cupin domain-containing protein, which produces MDGSSAVELKQPSMTAQSLFDDQVAATQTKKPTLFSLKAQMLEQGRTDTVLAATEDMSVRIKVYASGGENELHSHPTEDHVFVLLQGSARFYGPEGEIQDVSANEGFLMPAGMLYRFHATSTDECLVMLRVGTPNFQKQGEHDRLGADGKPLVGYSAENRELPVIFKDGVFFGD
- a CDS encoding phage Gp37/Gp68 family protein, with amino-acid sequence MGQISEIEWTDATWNPVTGCTKIGPGCDNCYAQRFAERWRGIPGHPYEQGFDLRLWPSRLQQPSQWKKPRMIFVNSMSDLFHKNVDRQYIDQVFAAMELADWHVFQVLTKRSSLMRNYIRDRYRGNEVPKHIWLGVSVEDAAHKGRIDHLRQINSEARFISFEPLLGSIGTVDLSGIAWAIVGGESGPKARPMAPEWATELRDKCEEFDVAFFFKQWGGARPKSGGRLLEGEEWNGFPTKIVPKRILAELV